In one Columba livia isolate bColLiv1 breed racing homer chromosome 23, bColLiv1.pat.W.v2, whole genome shotgun sequence genomic region, the following are encoded:
- the ARHGAP27 gene encoding rho GTPase-activating protein 27 isoform X3 yields the protein MGDGVSGARQRSRSRVSRLLRLGKARKEPEEPPAPIYLNIQELQEEAAAAGSAPEEPGSSVSDWETHTDTESGHLFYYNPVTGETTWDCPFGQAEDGVSPAASPASSLTHSPEFPAWEQHVDEGSGQAFFYNSVTGETSWDPPQAGDGGSPRDMYPGVTRYGPMEQRPPTPETDYPDLSPDELEGYPEEDYSPVGSYDQGATVCLSPRRPEELSSPPGWYGHGQVFYPENFTSDTGPPSGRHQRASSGSSQDSGSLAWHSPVSPAPREEKLKSLEKAGVLNRTKTADRGKRLRKNWSSSWTVLEGGILTFFRDSKHSAAGALRHPSTLSTPEHTVELRGATLAWATKDKSSKKHVLELRTRDGSEFLLQHDTEQIITAWHKAIADSIGRMGTDVPGTEDAENGAEFGSREKLGGSEEKRAAMGSTSGESDSNKVRTKLRKFLQRRPTLQSLRERGYIKDQIFGCSLQVLCERERGTVPRFVLLCIQSVERRGLDIDGLYRVSGNLATIQKLRYKVEHDEHLDLDDGRWEDVHVVTGALKLFFRELPEPLVPFSHFDKFIAAIKMQDPTRRGRCIRDLVFSLPPAHHDTMKVLFRHLCRVIEHKEENRMSVQSVAIVFGPTLLRPATEEGTMAMHMVFQNQVVEHILHQYGYIFPDG from the exons ATGGGGGACGGGGTGTCGGGGGCTCGGCAGCGGTCCCGTAGCCGGGTGTCGCGGCTGCTGCGGTTGGGGAAG GCACGTAAGGAGCCGGAGGAGCCGCCTGCCCCCATCTACCTCAAcatccaggagctgcaggaagaaGCCGCGGCCGCCGGCTCGGCCCCGGAGGAGCCCGGCAGCTCCGTGTCGGACTGGGAAACGCACACGGACACGGAGAGCGGacatttgttttattataaCCCGGTGACGGGCGAGACCACGTGGGACTGTCCCTTTGGGCAGGCAGAAGATGGAGTGAGTCCCGCCGCCTCTCCCGCCTCCTCGCTCACCCACAGCCCAGAGTTTCCCGCGTGGGAGCAGCACGTGGACGAAGGCAGCGGACAGGCCTTTTTCTATAATTCGGTAACAGGTGAGACGTCGTGGGACCCCCCCCAGGCGGGAGACGGAGGCAGCCCCCGGGATATGTACCCTGGGGTGACGCGGTACGGTCCCATGGAGCAGAGG CCACCCACTCCAGAAACAGACTATCCCGACCTGTCTCCAGATGAGCTGGAGGGTTATCCCGAGGAGGACTACTCACCCGTGGGCTCCTATGATCAGGGGGCCACCGTCTGTCTGTCCCCGAGGCgccccgaggagctgagctcccCCCCAGGCTGGTACGGACATGGCCAAGTGTTCTACCCAGAGAACTTCACGTCTGACACG GGCCCCCCAAGTGGCCGTCACCAGCGAGCCAGCAGTGGCTCCAGCCAGGACAGCGGGTCCCTCGCCTGGCACAGCCCCGTGTCACCGGCCCCCCGGGAGGAGAAG TTGAAAAGCCTCGAAAAAGCCGGGGTGCTCAACCGGACCAAGACAGCAGACAGAGGGAAGAGGCTCCG GAAGAACTGGAGCTCCTCCTGGACGGTGCTGGAGGGAGGAATCCTCACCTTCTTCAGGGACTCCAAGCACTCGGCTGCCGGCGCCTTG CGTCACCCCAGCACCCTGAGCACCCCTGAGCACACGGTGGAGCTGCGCGGGGCCACCCTGGCCTGGGCCACCAAGGACAAGTCCAGCAAGAAGCATGTCCTGGAG CTGCGGACGCGGGACGGCTCCGAGTTCCTCCTGCAGCACGACACGGAGCAGATCATCACCGCCTGGCACAAGGCCATCGCCGACAGCATCGGCAGGATG GGCACCGATGTCCCCGGCACGGAGGATGCAGAGAACGGGGCAGAATTCGGCTCCCGGGAGAagctggggggcagcgaggAGAAGCGGGCAG CCATGGGCAGCACCAGCGGTGAGAGCGACTCCAACAAAGTCCGGACCAAACTGCGCAAGTTCCTGCAGAGGCGGCCGACGCTGCAGTCCCTGCGTGAGAGGGGCTACATCAAGG ATCAGATTTTCGGCTGCTCGCTGCAGGTGCTGTGCGAGCGGGAGCGCGGGACGGTGCCGCGTTTCGTCCTGCTCTGCATCCAGAGTGTGGAGAGGAGAG GGCTGGACATCGATGGGCTGTACCGGGTCAGCGGCAACCTGGCCACCATCCAGAAACTGCGCTACAAAGTGGAGCACG ACGAGCACCTGGACCTGGATGACGGGCGTTGGGAGGACGTCCATGTTGTCACCGGGGCGCTGAAGCTCTTCTTCCGCGAGCTGCCGGAGCCACTTGTCCCCTTCAGCCACTTCGACAAGTTCATCGCTGCCATCA AGATGCAGGACCCGACCCGGCGGGGTCGCTGCATCCGTGACCTCGTGTTCTCCCTCCCGCCCGCCCACCATGACACCATGAAGGTCCTTTTCCGCCACCTCTGCAG GGTGATCGAGCACAAGGAGGAGAACCGCATGTCGGTGCAGAGCGTCGCCATCGTCTTCGGCCCCACGCTGCTGCGCCCGGCCACCGAGGAGGGGACCATGGCCATGCACATGGTGTTTCAGAACCAGGTGGTGGAGCACATCCTGCACCAGTATGGCTACATCTTCCCCGACGGATAA
- the TMEM98 gene encoding transmembrane protein 98 — METVVIVAIGVLATIFLASFVALVVVCRQRYCHPGDFRHHYDTKPIVDLMGTTETPSEPSELELDDVVITNPHIEAILENEDWVEDASGLVSHCIAILKICHTLTEKLVAMTMGSGARVKSPASLGDIIVVAKRISPRVDDVVRSMYPPLDPKLLDARAAALLLSVSHLVLVTRSACRQPAARSWVERSLAAAEEHMAVLRQAAMAAEPERPLATAEAFRQEQSAI, encoded by the exons ATGGAGACGGTTGTCATCGTGGCCATTGGGGTGCTGGCCACCATCTTCTTGGCGTCCTTCGTGGCGCTGGTGGTGGTGTGCCGGCAGCGATACTGCCACCCCGGCGACTTCCGGCACCACTATGACACCAA ACCCATCGTGGACCTGATGGGGACCACAGAGACACCATCGGAGCCctcggagctggagctggatgaCGTTGTCATCACCAACCCCCACATCGAGGCCATCCTGGAGAATGAGGACTGGGTGGAGGACGCCTC GGGTCTGGTGTCCCACTGCATCGCCATCCTGAAG ATCTGCCACACGCTGACCGAGAAGCTGGTGGCCATGACCATGGGCTCGGGCGCCCGCGTGAAGTCCCCGGCCAGCCTGGGGGACATCATTGTGGTGGCCAAACGCATCAGCCCCAG GGTGGACGATGTGGTGAGATCCATGTACCCACCGCTGGACCCCAAACTGCTGGATGCAAG ggcCGCGGCGCTGCTGCTGTCGGTCAGTCACCTGGTGCTGGTGACCCGCAGCGCCTGCCGCCAGCCCGCGGCCCGCAGCTGGGTCGAGCGGTCGCTGGCGGCGGCCGAGGAGCACATGGCCGTGCTGCGCCAGGCCGCCATGGCCGCCGAGCCCGAGCGCCCGCTGGCCACCGCCGAGGCCTTCCGGCAGGAGCAGTCGGCCATCTGA
- the ARHGAP27 gene encoding rho GTPase-activating protein 27 isoform X2, whose translation MRFLGRKGQKGVNRARAAPPRWGGCHTWAQHPSRRWVLGAPRPPPPQNRAHPTPARKEPEEPPAPIYLNIQELQEEAAAAGSAPEEPGSSVSDWETHTDTESGHLFYYNPVTGETTWDCPFGQAEDGVSPAASPASSLTHSPEFPAWEQHVDEGSGQAFFYNSVTGETSWDPPQAGDGGSPRDMYPGVTRYGPMEQRPPTPETDYPDLSPDELEGYPEEDYSPVGSYDQGATVCLSPRRPEELSSPPGWYGHGQVFYPENFTSDTGPPSGRHQRASSGSSQDSGSLAWHSPVSPAPREEKLKSLEKAGVLNRTKTADRGKRLRKNWSSSWTVLEGGILTFFRDSKHSAAGALRHPSTLSTPEHTVELRGATLAWATKDKSSKKHVLELRTRDGSEFLLQHDTEQIITAWHKAIADSIGRMGTDVPGTEDAENGAEFGSREKLGGSEEKRAAMGSTSGESDSNKVRTKLRKFLQRRPTLQSLRERGYIKDQIFGCSLQVLCERERGTVPRFVLLCIQSVERRGLDIDGLYRVSGNLATIQKLRYKVEHDEHLDLDDGRWEDVHVVTGALKLFFRELPEPLVPFSHFDKFIAAIKMQDPTRRGRCIRDLVFSLPPAHHDTMKVLFRHLCRVIEHKEENRMSVQSVAIVFGPTLLRPATEEGTMAMHMVFQNQVVEHILHQYGYIFPDG comes from the exons ATGCGGTTTCTGGGGCGAAAAGGGCAGAAAGGGGTTAACAGGGCGCGAGCGGCTCCTCCCCGCTGGGGCGGGTGTCACACCTGGGCGCAGCACCCCAGCCggaggtgggtgctgggggcaccccggcccccgccgccccaAAACCGCGCTCACCCCACACCT GCACGTAAGGAGCCGGAGGAGCCGCCTGCCCCCATCTACCTCAAcatccaggagctgcaggaagaaGCCGCGGCCGCCGGCTCGGCCCCGGAGGAGCCCGGCAGCTCCGTGTCGGACTGGGAAACGCACACGGACACGGAGAGCGGacatttgttttattataaCCCGGTGACGGGCGAGACCACGTGGGACTGTCCCTTTGGGCAGGCAGAAGATGGAGTGAGTCCCGCCGCCTCTCCCGCCTCCTCGCTCACCCACAGCCCAGAGTTTCCCGCGTGGGAGCAGCACGTGGACGAAGGCAGCGGACAGGCCTTTTTCTATAATTCGGTAACAGGTGAGACGTCGTGGGACCCCCCCCAGGCGGGAGACGGAGGCAGCCCCCGGGATATGTACCCTGGGGTGACGCGGTACGGTCCCATGGAGCAGAGG CCACCCACTCCAGAAACAGACTATCCCGACCTGTCTCCAGATGAGCTGGAGGGTTATCCCGAGGAGGACTACTCACCCGTGGGCTCCTATGATCAGGGGGCCACCGTCTGTCTGTCCCCGAGGCgccccgaggagctgagctcccCCCCAGGCTGGTACGGACATGGCCAAGTGTTCTACCCAGAGAACTTCACGTCTGACACG GGCCCCCCAAGTGGCCGTCACCAGCGAGCCAGCAGTGGCTCCAGCCAGGACAGCGGGTCCCTCGCCTGGCACAGCCCCGTGTCACCGGCCCCCCGGGAGGAGAAG TTGAAAAGCCTCGAAAAAGCCGGGGTGCTCAACCGGACCAAGACAGCAGACAGAGGGAAGAGGCTCCG GAAGAACTGGAGCTCCTCCTGGACGGTGCTGGAGGGAGGAATCCTCACCTTCTTCAGGGACTCCAAGCACTCGGCTGCCGGCGCCTTG CGTCACCCCAGCACCCTGAGCACCCCTGAGCACACGGTGGAGCTGCGCGGGGCCACCCTGGCCTGGGCCACCAAGGACAAGTCCAGCAAGAAGCATGTCCTGGAG CTGCGGACGCGGGACGGCTCCGAGTTCCTCCTGCAGCACGACACGGAGCAGATCATCACCGCCTGGCACAAGGCCATCGCCGACAGCATCGGCAGGATG GGCACCGATGTCCCCGGCACGGAGGATGCAGAGAACGGGGCAGAATTCGGCTCCCGGGAGAagctggggggcagcgaggAGAAGCGGGCAG CCATGGGCAGCACCAGCGGTGAGAGCGACTCCAACAAAGTCCGGACCAAACTGCGCAAGTTCCTGCAGAGGCGGCCGACGCTGCAGTCCCTGCGTGAGAGGGGCTACATCAAGG ATCAGATTTTCGGCTGCTCGCTGCAGGTGCTGTGCGAGCGGGAGCGCGGGACGGTGCCGCGTTTCGTCCTGCTCTGCATCCAGAGTGTGGAGAGGAGAG GGCTGGACATCGATGGGCTGTACCGGGTCAGCGGCAACCTGGCCACCATCCAGAAACTGCGCTACAAAGTGGAGCACG ACGAGCACCTGGACCTGGATGACGGGCGTTGGGAGGACGTCCATGTTGTCACCGGGGCGCTGAAGCTCTTCTTCCGCGAGCTGCCGGAGCCACTTGTCCCCTTCAGCCACTTCGACAAGTTCATCGCTGCCATCA AGATGCAGGACCCGACCCGGCGGGGTCGCTGCATCCGTGACCTCGTGTTCTCCCTCCCGCCCGCCCACCATGACACCATGAAGGTCCTTTTCCGCCACCTCTGCAG GGTGATCGAGCACAAGGAGGAGAACCGCATGTCGGTGCAGAGCGTCGCCATCGTCTTCGGCCCCACGCTGCTGCGCCCGGCCACCGAGGAGGGGACCATGGCCATGCACATGGTGTTTCAGAACCAGGTGGTGGAGCACATCCTGCACCAGTATGGCTACATCTTCCCCGACGGATAA
- the ARHGAP27 gene encoding rho GTPase-activating protein 27 isoform X1: MEAAEEALVLVEYGFEYRAKDGTLVSIKPNERYVLLKRTNHHWWHVKRSGDTRPFYIPAQYVKELPPMATPARLEPPPLRRAGTDPATLVPQQPPTYEYRFIGAAETEETAGGCTVPQGDSVTRRDVVPRRDSVSPRDLAAQRDSVPRRDLAPRRDSVSPRDLAPRRDSVSPRDLAPRRDSTPVLSSFRVPPRLPPHPTEPVRPSHSLDDLARVTPRGATATGLRSDPPGHTRPLGKSRSETLHGPGRDRDTRRWPGSGHTAQARKEPEEPPAPIYLNIQELQEEAAAAGSAPEEPGSSVSDWETHTDTESGHLFYYNPVTGETTWDCPFGQAEDGVSPAASPASSLTHSPEFPAWEQHVDEGSGQAFFYNSVTGETSWDPPQAGDGGSPRDMYPGVTRYGPMEQRPPTPETDYPDLSPDELEGYPEEDYSPVGSYDQGATVCLSPRRPEELSSPPGWYGHGQVFYPENFTSDTGPPSGRHQRASSGSSQDSGSLAWHSPVSPAPREEKLKSLEKAGVLNRTKTADRGKRLRKNWSSSWTVLEGGILTFFRDSKHSAAGALRHPSTLSTPEHTVELRGATLAWATKDKSSKKHVLELRTRDGSEFLLQHDTEQIITAWHKAIADSIGRMGTDVPGTEDAENGAEFGSREKLGGSEEKRAAMGSTSGESDSNKVRTKLRKFLQRRPTLQSLRERGYIKDQIFGCSLQVLCERERGTVPRFVLLCIQSVERRGLDIDGLYRVSGNLATIQKLRYKVEHDEHLDLDDGRWEDVHVVTGALKLFFRELPEPLVPFSHFDKFIAAIKMQDPTRRGRCIRDLVFSLPPAHHDTMKVLFRHLCRVIEHKEENRMSVQSVAIVFGPTLLRPATEEGTMAMHMVFQNQVVEHILHQYGYIFPDG; this comes from the exons ATGGAGGCGGCGGAGGAGGCGTTGGTGCTGGTGGAGTATGGCTTCGAGTACCGGGCCAAGGACGGGACCTTGGTGTCCATCAAACCCAATGAGCGCTACGTCCTGCTCAAGAGAACCAACCACCATTGGTGGCACGTCAAGAGGAGTGGGGACACCCGGCCCTTCTACATCCCTGCCCAGTACGTGAAGGAGCTGccccccatggccaccccagCCCGGCTCGAGCCCCCGCCGCTGCGACGCGCCGGGACGGATCCAGCCACACTCGTCCCGCAGCAGCCGCCGACCTACGAGTATCGGTTCATCGGTGCCGCCGAAACGGAGGAGACGGCTGGGGGGTGCACAGTGCCACAGGGGGACTCGGTGACCCGAAGGGACGTGGTGCCCAGGAGAGActcagtgtccccaagggaccTGGCAGCCCAGAGGGACTCGGTACCCAGGAGGGACTTGGCACCCAGAAGAGACTCAGTGTCTCCAAGAGACCTGGCGCCCCGGAGGGACTCGGTGTCCCCGAGGGACTTGGCACCCCGGAGGGACTCCACACCAGTCCTCAGCTCTTTTCGGGTCCCCCCACggctgcctccccaccccaccgAGCCCGTGCGCCCCTCGCACTCCCTGGATGACCTGGCACGGGTGACACCACGCGGTGCCACCGCTACGGGGTTGCGCAGTGACCCCCCTGGACACACTCGCCCACTTGGCAAGAGCCGCTCCGAGACCCTGCACGGCCccggcagggacagggacaccaggaggTGGCCGGGGTCCGGCCATACGGCTCAG GCACGTAAGGAGCCGGAGGAGCCGCCTGCCCCCATCTACCTCAAcatccaggagctgcaggaagaaGCCGCGGCCGCCGGCTCGGCCCCGGAGGAGCCCGGCAGCTCCGTGTCGGACTGGGAAACGCACACGGACACGGAGAGCGGacatttgttttattataaCCCGGTGACGGGCGAGACCACGTGGGACTGTCCCTTTGGGCAGGCAGAAGATGGAGTGAGTCCCGCCGCCTCTCCCGCCTCCTCGCTCACCCACAGCCCAGAGTTTCCCGCGTGGGAGCAGCACGTGGACGAAGGCAGCGGACAGGCCTTTTTCTATAATTCGGTAACAGGTGAGACGTCGTGGGACCCCCCCCAGGCGGGAGACGGAGGCAGCCCCCGGGATATGTACCCTGGGGTGACGCGGTACGGTCCCATGGAGCAGAGG CCACCCACTCCAGAAACAGACTATCCCGACCTGTCTCCAGATGAGCTGGAGGGTTATCCCGAGGAGGACTACTCACCCGTGGGCTCCTATGATCAGGGGGCCACCGTCTGTCTGTCCCCGAGGCgccccgaggagctgagctcccCCCCAGGCTGGTACGGACATGGCCAAGTGTTCTACCCAGAGAACTTCACGTCTGACACG GGCCCCCCAAGTGGCCGTCACCAGCGAGCCAGCAGTGGCTCCAGCCAGGACAGCGGGTCCCTCGCCTGGCACAGCCCCGTGTCACCGGCCCCCCGGGAGGAGAAG TTGAAAAGCCTCGAAAAAGCCGGGGTGCTCAACCGGACCAAGACAGCAGACAGAGGGAAGAGGCTCCG GAAGAACTGGAGCTCCTCCTGGACGGTGCTGGAGGGAGGAATCCTCACCTTCTTCAGGGACTCCAAGCACTCGGCTGCCGGCGCCTTG CGTCACCCCAGCACCCTGAGCACCCCTGAGCACACGGTGGAGCTGCGCGGGGCCACCCTGGCCTGGGCCACCAAGGACAAGTCCAGCAAGAAGCATGTCCTGGAG CTGCGGACGCGGGACGGCTCCGAGTTCCTCCTGCAGCACGACACGGAGCAGATCATCACCGCCTGGCACAAGGCCATCGCCGACAGCATCGGCAGGATG GGCACCGATGTCCCCGGCACGGAGGATGCAGAGAACGGGGCAGAATTCGGCTCCCGGGAGAagctggggggcagcgaggAGAAGCGGGCAG CCATGGGCAGCACCAGCGGTGAGAGCGACTCCAACAAAGTCCGGACCAAACTGCGCAAGTTCCTGCAGAGGCGGCCGACGCTGCAGTCCCTGCGTGAGAGGGGCTACATCAAGG ATCAGATTTTCGGCTGCTCGCTGCAGGTGCTGTGCGAGCGGGAGCGCGGGACGGTGCCGCGTTTCGTCCTGCTCTGCATCCAGAGTGTGGAGAGGAGAG GGCTGGACATCGATGGGCTGTACCGGGTCAGCGGCAACCTGGCCACCATCCAGAAACTGCGCTACAAAGTGGAGCACG ACGAGCACCTGGACCTGGATGACGGGCGTTGGGAGGACGTCCATGTTGTCACCGGGGCGCTGAAGCTCTTCTTCCGCGAGCTGCCGGAGCCACTTGTCCCCTTCAGCCACTTCGACAAGTTCATCGCTGCCATCA AGATGCAGGACCCGACCCGGCGGGGTCGCTGCATCCGTGACCTCGTGTTCTCCCTCCCGCCCGCCCACCATGACACCATGAAGGTCCTTTTCCGCCACCTCTGCAG GGTGATCGAGCACAAGGAGGAGAACCGCATGTCGGTGCAGAGCGTCGCCATCGTCTTCGGCCCCACGCTGCTGCGCCCGGCCACCGAGGAGGGGACCATGGCCATGCACATGGTGTTTCAGAACCAGGTGGTGGAGCACATCCTGCACCAGTATGGCTACATCTTCCCCGACGGATAA
- the GRN gene encoding LOW QUALITY PROTEIN: progranulin (The sequence of the model RefSeq protein was modified relative to this genomic sequence to represent the inferred CDS: inserted 2 bases in 1 codon) codes for MRSLVPLWLALAGAGALLPCPDGQPCPATPVLPASSAAACRDGAPCCAAPEDVPCAGGHHCCPRGSRCSADGKSCVTSTAPRAVPCPDGQSECPDNATCCVTTSGAWGCCPMPQALCCADKVHCCPHATICDLAHGRCLSPAGDTPMGTAFPAWKRQPPPAVTLRQVLCPDGRSACPDGATCCQLSLGQYGCCPLQNAVCCADGQHCCPQGTACDLEHSTCISTRPPLSARARDVRCDDEASCPDGTTCCRLSSGAWGCCPLEEAVCCPDHVHCCPQGYTCDTGTGSCLQDGKPPQPWVHKTPAQARGGDVKCDEETSCPDGNTCCRLSSGAWGCCPLEQAICCPDHVHCCPQGYTCDTETGSCLQDGKPPQPWVHKTPAQARXGGDVKCDDETSCPDGNTCCRLSSGAWGCCPLEQAVCCPDHVHCCPQGYTCDTGTGSCLQDGKSPQPWVHKTPAQARGGDVKCDEETSCPQGSTCCPLSLGTWGCCPLEQAICCRDHQHCCPRGYTCNEATQSCEKLLTPTPLLPAPTSTPRAPAPPRRAPTPPPRPAASPRHRCGCRRALRCHPLLPGWPTVLPGPGGLLGVLPLCPGLLLLGRPALLPRGVPLHWAGLGVQPPALGPAPTPQGAALMALETPPQ; via the exons atgaggagcCTCGTGCCGCTGTGGCTGGCGCTGGCCGGAGCCGGCGCGTTGCTGCCGTGTCCCGACGGGCAGCCGTGCCCCGCCACCCCG GTCCTGCCCGCCAGCAGTGCTGCAGCGTGCCGGGACGGTGCACCGTGCTGCGCGGCACCAGAG GATGTCCCCTGTGCTGGTGGCCACCACTGTTGTCCCCGAGGATCCCGCTGCAGCGCTGATGGCAAATCCTGTGTCACGTCCACAG CCCCCCGTGCTGTCCCCTGCCCCGATGGACAGTCCGAGTGTCCTGACAACGCCACCTGTTGTGTGACAACCAGCGGTGCCTGGGGGTGCTGCCCCATGCCCCAG GCCTTGTGCTGTGCTGACAAGGTGCACTGCTGTCCCCACGCCACCATCTGTGACCTGGCCCACGGGCGCTGCCTGTCACCCGCCGGTGACACCCCCATGGGCACCGCATTCCCCGCCTGGAAGCGCCAGCCCCCGCCAGCAG TGACACTGCGCCAGGTGCTGTGTCCCGATGGCCGCTCGGCGTGTCCCGACGGTGCGACCTGCTGCCAGCTGTCCCTGGGGCAGTACGGCTGCTGTCCCCTGCAGAAC gccGTGTGCTGCGCAGACGGGCAgcactgctgtccccaaggcACTGCCTGCGACCTGGAGCACTCCACCTGCATCTCCACACGACCCCCGCTGTCAGCCCGAG cTCGTGATGTGCGGTGTGACGACGAGGCGAGCTGTCCCGACGGGACCACGTGCTGCCGGCTCAGCTCGGGGGCCTGGGGTTGCTGCCCactggaggag GCCGTCTGCTGCCCCGACCACGTgcactgctgtccccagggctacACGTGTGACACGgggacaggcagctgcctgcaggacGGGaagcccccccagccctgggtgcaCAAGACCCCGGCACAGGCCCGGGGGGGGGACGTGAAGTGTGACGAGGAGACCAGCTGTCCCGACGGGAACACCTGCTGCCGCCTCAGCTCGGGGGCCTGGGGGTGCTGCCCGCTGGAGCAG GCCATCTGCTGCCCCGACCACGTgcactgctgtccccagggctacACGTGTGACACGGagacaggcagctgcctgcaggacGGGaagcccccccagccctgggtgcaCAAGACCCCGGCACAGGCCCG GGGGGGGGACGTGAAGTGTGACGACGAGACCAGCTGTCCCGACGGGAACACCTGCTGCCGCCTCAGCTCGGGGGCCTGGGGGTGCTGCCCGCTGGAGCAG GCCGTCTGCTGCCCCGACCACGTgcactgctgtccccagggctacACGTGTGACACGgggacaggcagctgcctgcaggacGGGAagtccccccagccctgggtgcaCAAGACCCCGGCACAGGCCCGGGGCGGGGACGTGAAGTGTGACGAGGAgaccagctgtccccagggcagcaccTGCTGCCCGCTGAGCttggggacctgggggtgctgcccactggagcag GCTATCTGCTGCAGGGACCACCAGCACTGCTGCCCCCGCGGCTACACCTGCAACGAAGCCACCCAgagctgtgagaagctgctgacCCCCACCCCACTGCTGCCAGCACCCACATCCACACCCCGGGCCCCCGCACCCCCCCGCCGCGCACccacgccccccccccgcccggcTGCGAGCCCCCGGCACCGCTGCGGGTGCCGCCGTGCCCTGCGATGCCACCCACTCCTGCCGGGGTGGCCAACGGTGCTGCCGGGGCCAGGGGGGCTTCTGGGGGTGCTGCCCCTTTGCCCAG GGCTCCTGCTGCTCGGACGGCCGGCactgctgcccaggggggtcCCGCTGCActgggcggggctgggggtgcagcccCCAGCGCTGGGACCAGCCCCCACCCCGCAGGGTGCTGCTCTGATGGCCCTGGAGACCCCACCCCAATAA